In Methanocellales archaeon, a genomic segment contains:
- the fbp gene encoding fructose-1,6-bisphosphate aldolase/phosphatase: protein MTEKITLSVIKADVGSYPGHAKVHPALLSQADEKLKKAKEEGLILDEFVTHCGDDLELIMTHRRGADDSKIHGLAWATFQDCASIARKMKLYGAGQDILSEAFSGNVKGLGPGVAEMEFIERESDPVIIFMADKTEPGAWNPPLYKIFVDPYNTAGLVIDPGLHDGFIFEVHDVIKERKIEFNTPEDVYDMLAYIGQPSRYVIKSVRRKDGLIAAVASTQRLSLIAGKYVGKDDPVCIVRAQHGLPAVGEVLEPFASPHIVAGWMRGSHRGPLMPVSVQQAHPTRFDGPPRVIALGFQIAEGRLIGPVDMFDDPGFDLARKKALDIADIMRAQGPFEPHRLSAEEMEYTTLPKVEEKLEKRWKNQSSTRIRDR from the coding sequence ATGACTGAAAAAATTACCCTATCTGTAATCAAGGCGGATGTAGGAAGTTATCCCGGGCATGCAAAGGTCCATCCTGCACTGCTATCCCAAGCCGATGAGAAGCTGAAAAAAGCGAAGGAAGAGGGTTTAATTCTGGATGAGTTTGTCACACACTGTGGAGATGACCTTGAGCTTATAATGACGCACAGAAGGGGCGCTGACGACTCTAAAATCCATGGGTTGGCATGGGCAACCTTCCAAGACTGTGCCTCCATAGCCAGAAAAATGAAGCTCTACGGAGCAGGGCAGGATATTCTCTCCGAGGCCTTCTCAGGCAATGTGAAAGGACTCGGCCCTGGCGTTGCGGAGATGGAGTTTATTGAAAGGGAATCGGACCCGGTTATCATCTTCATGGCTGACAAGACCGAGCCTGGTGCTTGGAATCCTCCTCTGTATAAAATATTTGTCGATCCATACAATACTGCGGGTCTGGTCATCGATCCCGGTTTGCATGATGGATTCATCTTTGAGGTTCACGATGTCATCAAGGAGAGAAAGATCGAGTTCAATACTCCAGAGGATGTCTATGATATGCTTGCTTACATCGGCCAGCCCAGTAGGTATGTGATCAAGTCGGTACGCAGGAAAGACGGGCTGATCGCAGCTGTCGCATCTACGCAGAGGCTCAGTCTCATTGCTGGCAAGTATGTGGGAAAAGATGATCCTGTTTGCATAGTAAGGGCACAGCATGGTTTACCAGCGGTGGGAGAGGTTCTGGAGCCTTTTGCATCTCCGCATATAGTTGCAGGGTGGATGCGTGGCAGCCATCGTGGTCCTTTGATGCCGGTATCTGTGCAGCAAGCACATCCGACTAGGTTTGATGGTCCCCCAAGGGTTATAGCTTTAGGATTTCAGATCGCAGAAGGCAGGTTAATAGGCCCTGTGGACATGTTTGATGATCCGGGATTTGATCTTGCGAGGAAGAAAGCGCTTGATATAGCGGATATCATGAGGGCACAGGGTCCGTTTGAGCCCCATCGTTTATCTGCAGAGGAAATGGAGTACACTACACTTCCAAAGGTTGAAGAAAAGCTAGAGAAACGATGGAAAAATCAATCTAGCACACGAATCCGAGATCGATAA
- the rpsJ gene encoding 30S ribosomal protein S10, translated as MDQRARIRLSGINPVELDAICDKIKQIAEKTGVSRAGPVPLPTKRLIVPCRKSPDGEGTATWDRWEMRVHKRLMDIDADERALRQLMRIQVPKDVSIEIVLES; from the coding sequence ATGGATCAGAGAGCAAGGATCAGGTTATCAGGGATCAATCCAGTCGAACTGGATGCTATCTGTGATAAGATCAAGCAGATCGCTGAGAAAACGGGCGTGAGCCGGGCAGGTCCAGTTCCACTGCCTACCAAAAGGCTCATAGTGCCGTGTCGAAAGTCTCCGGATGGTGAAGGGACGGCAACGTGGGATCGCTGGGAAATGAGGGTACATAAGAGACTAATGGACATAGATGCGGATGAGCGCGCTTTGAGACAACTGATGAGGATACAAGTCCCCAAAGATGTAAGCATCGAGATCGTTCTGGAGAGTTAG
- the tuf gene encoding translation elongation factor EF-1 subunit alpha, translated as MTKPHLNLAMIGHVDHGKSTMVGRLLSETGAIPAHMIEQYRKEAEAKGKATFEYAWVMDTLKEEKDRGLTIDVAHRRFDTSKYYFTVVDCPGHRDFVKNMITGTSQADATVLVVSAIEGIQPQTKEHVFLARTLGINQMIVAINKLDAANYSEKKYNEVKSDVSNLLKTVGFKPEQVQYIAVSAYAGDNVSKKSENTKWYDGPTFLEALDNLKEPEKPVALPLRVPVQDVYTISGVGTVPVGRVETGKMKKGDKIIFQPADVSGEVKSIEMHHEEIPEALPGDNIGWNVRGIGKGDIRRGDVCGHPDNPPTVADEFTAQIIVLQHPSAITVGYTPVFHCHTAQVACTITEIQKKLDPKTGAVLETNPDFIKAGDAAILQVKPTRPLVVENVKKIPQLGRFAIRDMGQTIAAGMVIDIKPR; from the coding sequence ATGACGAAACCACATCTAAATTTGGCAATGATCGGTCACGTTGATCATGGAAAGTCAACTATGGTGGGAAGGCTCTTGTCCGAAACAGGAGCTATTCCCGCACACATGATCGAGCAATACAGAAAAGAGGCAGAAGCCAAGGGAAAAGCCACGTTCGAGTATGCATGGGTCATGGATACCTTAAAAGAGGAGAAAGACCGTGGTTTGACAATCGACGTCGCTCATCGGCGATTTGACACTTCTAAGTACTATTTCACCGTAGTGGACTGTCCTGGTCATAGGGACTTCGTAAAGAACATGATCACCGGAACTTCTCAGGCAGATGCCACTGTGTTAGTGGTTAGCGCAATCGAGGGAATCCAGCCACAGACGAAAGAGCATGTATTTCTCGCGAGAACGCTGGGAATCAATCAAATGATCGTTGCTATAAACAAGTTAGATGCTGCAAACTACTCTGAAAAAAAATACAATGAGGTCAAGTCAGATGTCAGCAATCTCTTGAAGACGGTAGGATTCAAGCCAGAGCAGGTCCAGTATATTGCGGTGTCGGCCTACGCAGGTGACAACGTCTCCAAGAAGAGCGAAAACACAAAATGGTATGATGGACCAACGTTCCTAGAGGCGCTTGATAATCTGAAGGAGCCAGAGAAGCCTGTTGCCCTTCCCTTGAGAGTGCCTGTCCAAGATGTGTACACAATATCGGGCGTGGGCACCGTACCAGTCGGCAGGGTGGAAACTGGTAAAATGAAGAAGGGGGATAAGATCATCTTCCAGCCAGCTGACGTTTCTGGAGAGGTAAAATCGATTGAGATGCACCATGAGGAGATTCCAGAAGCCTTACCAGGTGATAATATTGGTTGGAACGTGCGTGGGATAGGCAAAGGAGATATACGGAGAGGCGATGTTTGTGGGCATCCGGATAATCCCCCCACAGTAGCGGATGAGTTTACTGCGCAAATCATCGTTTTACAGCATCCGTCTGCGATTACAGTTGGTTACACGCCGGTGTTTCACTGCCACACAGCCCAAGTCGCATGCACCATTACTGAGATACAAAAGAAGCTTGATCCAAAGACGGGCGCAGTCCTAGAGACGAATCCAGACTTCATAAAGGCTGGTGATGCAGCGATACTCCAGGTCAAGCCAACTCGACCATTGGTTGTAGAAAATGTCAAGAAAATCCCTCAGCTAGGGAGATTCGCGATCAGGGACATGGGGCAGACCATCGCAGCAGGTATGGTCATAGACATCAAACCAAGATAA
- a CDS encoding elongation factor EF-2, producing the protein MTRREKIVERAKKLMGKPEKIRDIGIVAHIDHGKTTLTDSLLAGAGIISQELAGTQLFMDYYELEQERGITINAANVSMVHDFKGEEYLINLIDTPGHVDFGGDVTRAMRAVDGAIVVVDAVEGIMPQTETVLRQALRENVKPVLFVNKVDRLINELKVDKKEMQLRLSKIIDDVNKLIKSMNKEKYEQGWRVDTSEGSVAFGSALYKWAISVHSMKENGIGFKEVYDHCQSGDIKSLAEKCPLHQILLDMVIPLLPNPLGAQKDRVSAIWHGDRQSIVGEAMENCDPNGPIALMVTDIMMDPHAGEVATGRLFSGTLRRGQELRVSGMPNLSRVQQVGIFIGPDRLDVEEVPAGNIVAITGIKDAIVGSTISSVEMAPFESIKYVSEPVVTVAVEAEHTKDLPKLIEVLRQLSKEDPTLKVEINEETGEHLISGMGELHLEIVAYRIQHDHKVPITTSPPIVVYRESIQGRAGPVEGKSPNRHNRFYISVEPLPKEVIQLIKSDAVSMKMKELERRQMLMDAGMDKEEAKSIAGIYGSNVFLDMTKGIQYLRETMELILEGFEDVMRNGPLAREPCQGVKAKLMDVKLHEDAVHRGPAQVIPAARQAIQAAVLMANPTILEPILDVYVQVPADYMGSASREIQGRRGQILEVNSEGDIVIIRGKAPVAELFGFAGSIRSATEGRALWSTEYAGFESLPSNLQVDVIRQIRQRKGLKLEMPKPSDYIDQ; encoded by the coding sequence ATGACCAGAAGAGAAAAGATCGTCGAGCGAGCGAAAAAGCTTATGGGCAAGCCGGAAAAAATCAGAGACATTGGCATTGTCGCTCATATTGATCATGGTAAGACTACCCTGACTGATAGCTTGTTAGCTGGAGCTGGCATCATCTCTCAGGAGCTGGCAGGAACGCAGCTTTTTATGGATTATTATGAATTAGAGCAAGAAAGGGGCATAACGATCAACGCAGCGAACGTCTCAATGGTACACGATTTCAAGGGCGAAGAGTATCTCATCAACCTGATCGATACGCCGGGTCACGTAGATTTTGGTGGTGACGTCACCAGAGCAATGAGGGCAGTAGATGGAGCGATAGTAGTCGTAGATGCAGTGGAAGGTATTATGCCGCAGACCGAAACTGTACTACGTCAGGCATTAAGGGAGAATGTAAAGCCCGTACTGTTCGTAAACAAGGTTGATCGTCTCATCAATGAGTTGAAAGTCGATAAAAAAGAAATGCAACTCCGCCTGAGCAAAATAATCGATGATGTGAATAAGCTCATCAAGAGCATGAACAAAGAAAAATATGAGCAAGGTTGGAGAGTAGATACCTCGGAAGGAAGTGTTGCATTCGGTTCCGCTTTATACAAATGGGCGATTAGTGTGCACTCTATGAAAGAAAACGGCATTGGTTTTAAAGAGGTTTATGACCATTGTCAAAGCGGTGATATAAAATCGTTGGCAGAGAAATGCCCTCTGCATCAAATACTTCTTGATATGGTAATACCGCTCCTTCCCAATCCTTTGGGGGCACAAAAAGACCGAGTATCGGCTATATGGCATGGGGACCGACAAAGTATCGTAGGCGAAGCGATGGAAAACTGTGACCCCAATGGCCCCATTGCATTGATGGTAACCGACATCATGATGGACCCTCATGCCGGGGAGGTGGCAACTGGGCGACTCTTTAGTGGTACATTGCGAAGAGGGCAAGAGCTGCGTGTTTCAGGTATGCCCAACTTAAGCAGGGTACAGCAGGTTGGCATATTCATCGGTCCTGACCGATTAGATGTGGAAGAAGTCCCGGCTGGAAACATCGTTGCCATAACTGGCATTAAGGATGCCATAGTTGGTTCAACCATTTCTTCCGTAGAGATGGCTCCTTTTGAGTCTATCAAATACGTTAGCGAGCCCGTGGTGACGGTTGCAGTTGAAGCCGAGCATACGAAAGATCTGCCTAAACTCATAGAAGTGCTAAGGCAACTTTCAAAAGAGGACCCCACGCTCAAGGTAGAAATCAATGAGGAGACCGGCGAGCATTTGATATCTGGTATGGGTGAATTGCATCTGGAGATAGTCGCCTATAGAATTCAGCACGATCATAAAGTCCCTATCACGACATCACCTCCGATAGTGGTCTATCGAGAGAGCATACAAGGCAGAGCAGGACCCGTGGAGGGCAAATCTCCCAATAGGCACAACAGATTTTATATCTCGGTTGAGCCGTTGCCAAAGGAGGTCATCCAGTTGATCAAATCCGATGCGGTGTCAATGAAGATGAAAGAACTTGAGCGAAGACAAATGTTAATGGATGCGGGAATGGACAAAGAGGAAGCCAAGAGTATCGCAGGAATTTATGGTTCAAATGTATTTCTCGATATGACCAAGGGAATCCAGTATCTTAGAGAGACCATGGAACTGATCCTGGAGGGGTTTGAAGATGTGATGCGAAACGGTCCTTTGGCCAGGGAGCCATGCCAAGGTGTAAAGGCTAAGTTGATGGATGTAAAGCTACATGAAGATGCAGTGCACAGAGGTCCTGCACAGGTCATTCCCGCGGCAAGACAGGCGATTCAAGCAGCCGTATTGATGGCCAACCCCACCATCCTTGAGCCAATTCTAGATGTATACGTCCAAGTTCCAGCAGACTACATGGGTAGCGCATCCAGAGAGATTCAAGGACGTCGAGGGCAGATTTTAGAGGTCAATTCTGAGGGAGATATTGTCATTATTAGAGGTAAAGCACCTGTAGCAGAGCTTTTTGGGTTTGCAGGAAGTATCCGATCCGCCACCGAGGGGCGGGCCCTGTGGAGTACAGAATATGCAGGATTTGAATCCCTCCCATCGAATCTTCAGGTGGATGTTATAAGGCAAATAAGGCAAAGAAAAGGTTTAAAATTAGAGATGCCTAAGCCAAGTGATTATATTGATCAGTAA
- a CDS encoding tetratricopeptide repeat protein has protein sequence MSENETNRIEKINKLLKERKLDEALELTEVSDVEDLLVIGAWLGEHGVHDEAEKMFDRIIQLDPNHADAWSKKGVALGVLGKYDEAIECFNKAIEIDPKYADAWSHKGIGLGRLERHNEAIECFDKAIEINPNHADAWYNKGIALENLEKNDEAVECFDKAIEINPRYAKASKARPIR, from the coding sequence ATGTCTGAAAATGAAACAAATAGGATTGAGAAGATCAATAAGCTTCTTAAGGAACGAAAATTAGATGAAGCTTTGGAACTAACTGAAGTCAGCGATGTAGAAGATTTGCTTGTCATAGGCGCTTGGTTGGGGGAACATGGAGTTCACGATGAAGCTGAAAAAATGTTTGATCGTATTATTCAACTAGATCCAAACCATGCTGATGCTTGGTCTAAAAAAGGAGTTGCACTGGGAGTTCTTGGAAAATATGATGAAGCAATCGAATGTTTTAACAAGGCAATAGAGATAGATCCCAAGTATGCTGATGCATGGTCTCATAAAGGCATAGGACTTGGACGTCTTGAAAGACATAATGAAGCAATAGAATGCTTTGATAAGGCAATAGAGATAAATCCAAACCATGCTGATGCCTGGTATAACAAAGGCATTGCACTGGAAAATCTCGAAAAAAATGATGAAGCGGTAGAATGCTTTGACAAGGCTATAGAGATAAATCCAAGATATGCTAAGGCATCCAAGGCAAGGCCCATAAGATGA
- a CDS encoding diadenylate cyclase translates to MGTKVQIYKAAVKMAEEIHAAAIIVTGDMQERLETKIPILVAMQEWQGDLTRTYKLRDAVLSAYVDGKLKMNDIVVGILGNIVIAYDLREEPVILSLNKSADRVAPKVTQAILDIALELGYEGREGKCVGTAFTIGDTDEVLKRSHQLILNPYEGHGAEERDVTNRDNWETIKDFAQLDGMFIVDESGKILAAGRYLDVNANGIKIQKGLGGRHIAAAAITRDTNAIAITVSQSGGTVRTYKDGLQIAEIEPH, encoded by the coding sequence ATGGGTACAAAGGTACAAATTTATAAGGCTGCAGTTAAGATGGCCGAGGAGATACATGCCGCAGCGATCATCGTTACCGGTGATATGCAAGAGAGATTAGAGACGAAAATTCCGATTCTAGTTGCAATGCAAGAATGGCAAGGTGATTTGACTAGAACCTATAAACTGAGAGACGCCGTCTTAAGTGCGTATGTTGATGGCAAACTCAAGATGAACGACATCGTGGTTGGGATACTTGGCAATATAGTCATCGCATATGATCTGCGCGAAGAGCCGGTAATCCTCAGTTTGAATAAAAGCGCTGACAGGGTCGCGCCGAAAGTGACTCAAGCCATTTTAGATATAGCCCTGGAACTTGGATACGAAGGTAGGGAAGGCAAGTGTGTGGGAACTGCTTTTACCATAGGGGACACAGATGAAGTTCTCAAGAGGTCACACCAGCTCATCCTCAATCCCTATGAGGGACATGGCGCTGAGGAGAGAGATGTAACAAATCGGGATAATTGGGAAACGATAAAGGACTTCGCACAATTGGATGGGATGTTCATCGTTGATGAGAGCGGAAAAATCTTGGCTGCTGGCAGATATCTTGATGTGAATGCTAACGGTATAAAAATACAAAAAGGATTGGGTGGACGGCATATAGCGGCAGCAGCCATAACCAGAGATACAAATGCTATTGCCATCACTGTTTCACAAAGCGGCGGAACAGTTCGGACCTATAAAGACGGACTACAAATAGCTGAGATAGAACCGCACTAG
- a CDS encoding 3-isopropylmalate dehydratase large subunit: protein MSNQTMAEKILSAKTNTDIVAGEIIVTPVDLVFAHDGTMPLAIQQMEILEKRDVFDPNKVMGICDHASPSPSEKISNVHALMREFAKKNKIHFFENGDGICHQIVVEKFAAPWKIIIGGDSHTCTHGALGAFSTGMGSTDVGAIMAYGKTWLKVPESFKIKVVGELKERVYSKDVILHIIGEITAEGATYMSMEFLGDTVDRMSIESRMTMCNMAIEAGGKTGLCIADEKVKSFLESHGRGSEYRALSPDRDATYKEEITIEASCLEPMIAHSHRVDKVASVAEFEGMEIDQVCIGSCTNGRMEDLRIAAEILKGKEVAKDTRLVIYPASRSILIQAIREGIIETFLRSGAAIGAPGCGFCIGRTVALGDGEVALSTQNRNFKGRMGNDKSEIYLCSPATAAASAITGKITDPRRAYKG from the coding sequence ATGAGCAACCAAACGATGGCTGAGAAAATACTTTCAGCTAAAACTAATACTGACATCGTGGCCGGTGAAATAATTGTCACACCAGTAGATTTAGTGTTCGCTCATGACGGAACAATGCCACTTGCCATTCAGCAAATGGAGATTCTGGAAAAGAGGGATGTTTTTGATCCAAACAAAGTCATGGGAATATGTGATCACGCATCTCCATCCCCAAGCGAAAAGATCTCCAATGTGCACGCTCTCATGCGAGAATTCGCTAAGAAGAATAAAATCCATTTCTTCGAGAATGGGGATGGCATTTGCCATCAGATAGTTGTGGAAAAATTTGCAGCCCCCTGGAAGATCATCATCGGAGGCGACAGCCATACATGCACCCATGGCGCTCTTGGCGCCTTCTCCACTGGAATGGGCTCTACAGACGTAGGGGCAATCATGGCCTATGGAAAGACGTGGCTCAAGGTCCCGGAATCGTTCAAGATCAAAGTGGTAGGAGAGTTAAAAGAGCGCGTGTACTCCAAAGACGTGATTTTACACATAATTGGAGAGATAACAGCGGAAGGAGCGACTTACATGTCTATGGAGTTTTTAGGGGATACCGTTGACAGAATGAGCATAGAGTCCAGAATGACGATGTGCAACATGGCTATAGAAGCTGGAGGCAAGACGGGGTTGTGCATAGCGGACGAAAAGGTCAAGAGCTTTTTGGAATCACATGGAAGGGGCAGTGAATACAGGGCTTTGAGCCCAGACAGGGATGCAACCTACAAGGAAGAAATCACCATAGAGGCGTCTTGCTTAGAGCCGATGATAGCCCATTCTCACAGAGTGGACAAAGTTGCTTCGGTGGCCGAATTTGAAGGGATGGAAATTGACCAAGTTTGCATCGGCTCTTGCACCAATGGTCGCATGGAAGACCTTCGCATAGCTGCTGAGATACTGAAAGGAAAAGAGGTCGCAAAAGATACGAGATTGGTGATATATCCTGCCAGCAGGAGCATCCTAATTCAGGCCATTCGTGAAGGCATCATAGAGACTTTTTTGCGGTCAGGAGCTGCCATCGGGGCTCCGGGGTGTGGCTTCTGTATTGGGAGGACCGTTGCCCTGGGGGATGGAGAAGTGGCTTTATCAACCCAAAATAGAAACTTCAAAGGTCGAATGGGAAATGATAAATCTGAGATCTACCTATGTAGTCCTGCCACGGCTGCCGCTAGCGCCATAACAGGAAAAATAACAGACCCAAGGAGAGCATATAAGGGATGA
- a CDS encoding 3-isopropylmalate dehydratase codes for MIKGQVIRVFPKDTNTDEIIAGKYKYDELDTKKMASHTFESIDPTFYEDAKKIKNPIIVADSNFGCGSSREQAPLVIKACHVPCIIAKSFARIFYRNGFNIGLPLIECRGMVSKVRRGDELEVDFDRGVIRNITKSEEYKFQPIPKFMQDLVDAGGLMPYLNARFSEQE; via the coding sequence ATGATAAAAGGACAAGTAATACGGGTTTTTCCGAAGGACACGAATACCGACGAGATCATAGCTGGAAAGTATAAGTATGACGAGCTTGACACAAAAAAAATGGCATCACATACATTTGAGTCGATTGACCCCACCTTCTATGAAGATGCAAAAAAAATCAAGAATCCGATAATCGTCGCTGACAGCAATTTTGGATGCGGTTCATCACGCGAGCAGGCACCTTTAGTCATAAAAGCATGTCACGTCCCATGCATTATCGCCAAATCTTTTGCAAGAATATTCTACAGGAATGGCTTTAATATTGGCTTGCCTCTAATCGAATGTAGAGGCATGGTGTCTAAAGTGCGCCGAGGGGATGAGCTTGAGGTGGACTTCGATAGGGGAGTTATCCGAAATATTACGAAGTCTGAGGAATATAAATTTCAGCCGATCCCGAAATTCATGCAGGATTTGGTGGATGCTGGTGGGCTGATGCCCTACCTGAATGCAAGATTTTCCGAGCAGGAGTGA